One Lytechinus variegatus isolate NC3 chromosome 14, Lvar_3.0, whole genome shotgun sequence genomic region harbors:
- the LOC121427792 gene encoding monocarboxylate transporter 12-like isoform X2, translating to MSGGLMCGLSLITCAFFKTTVTVGVCLALSGVGLAMANMPSVLAVNDHFREEFVFWSTVASYGYAAGSMLLPIVIERSLQAYGYEGAFLILGGIALHLVVCGATIRRKGDTNTNQGNSRDKVKKRHVNGYQERLSSEGTDVVHRRNQGCEKEVLTWTRMEEEQQVGEQEDDICEETFLDKRRLIHTESHCKRNPETAPSDSPGVTCGLLKERIFLISIPIPFLLCYVIYAWMLFLVPHAEHLGIPPSTAIYLSTIGGIAGILGRTLFIILIRKGFSDLNIYIVVGLICTGSFLLDFVGSAYPVRAILAFFQGFSFFIEESVYSSLSKVAIFDENNFAMALATLNVVGGLGVTSAGLFTGYMYDVTQSFTTVFIIMGVIHGIAVINLLIVVILIKRRR from the exons ATGTCGGGAGGTCTAATGTGTGGGTTGAGTTTGATTACCTGTGCTTTCTTTAAAACAACGGTTACTGTGGGTGTCTGCCTCGCTCTCTCAG GTGTTGGATTAGCAATGGCCAACATGCCCTCCGTCCTCGCTGTAAACGACCATTTTAGAGAAGAATTTGTCTTCTGGAGTACAGTTGCGAGTTACGGCTACGCAGCTGGGTCCATGCTGCTTCCTATTGTTATAGAAAGGTCACTCCAAGCCTATGGTTATGAGGGGGCGTTCCTAATTCTTGGCGGTATTGCCCTTCACCTTGTCGTGTGTGGAGCAACCATTCGGAGGAAAGGTGATACTAATACCAATCAAGGCAACAGCCGTGATAAAGTGAAGAAGAGACACGTAAATGGTTATCAGGAAAGGCTGTCGTCAGAAGGTACGGATGTCGTTCATCGACGGAACCAGGGGTGCGAAAAGGAAGTCTTAACGTGGACGAGGATGGAGGAGGAGCAGCAGGTAGGGGAACAGGAGGATGATATATGTGAAGAGACTTTCCTCGACAAAAGACGTTTGATTCACACGGAGAGTCACTGTAAAAGAAATCCCGAAACCGCACCAAGTGACTCTCCGGGTGTGACTTGTGGATTGCTCAAGGAACGAATCTTTCTCATTTCTATCCCGATTCCTTTCTTGTTATGTTACGTGATTTACGCGTGGATGCTGTTTTTGGTTCCACATGCTGAACATCTAGGCATCCCCCCTTCCACCGCCATCTACCTCTCCACAATAGGCGGGATAGCTGGCATTCTAGGTCGGACTctcttcatcatcctcatccgCAAAGGCTTCAGTGACCTCAACATTTACATCGTCGTCGGTTTAATCTGCACTGGGTCATTCTTGCTGGATTTCGTCGGTTCTGCTTATCCAGTCCGGGCCATCCTGGCATTTTTCCAAGGCTTCTCTTTCTTCATCGAAGAATCTGTGTATAGCAGCTTATCCAAGGTCGCGATATTCGACGAAAATAATTTCGCCATGGCCTTGGCGACTTTGAACGTCGTCGGTGGACTTGGAGTAACCAGTGCAGGATTATTTACAG GGTACATGTATGACGTCACTCAGTCATTTACGACAGTCTTCATCATCATGGGTGTCATTCACGGCATTGCTGTCATCAATCTCCTCATCGTGGTTATTCTAATCAAAAGGCGGcgatga